A genomic segment from Lutibacter sp. A80 encodes:
- the creD gene encoding cell envelope integrity protein CreD produces MQQNKFGNWIKTSITARMLMIGILIIILLIPLSYIKSLINERANRQESVVNEINEKWGNEVLLYGPILKVPYKTYTEKLVTDSATKKVTKETISNTNYAFFFPENLEINSEINPEVKKRGIYKTSVYKSTIDVSGNFVKPDFSTAEVEDNDVLWDKATVIIKTSNLKGINNQVEISLNSKSYPFIPKYEAQQNNVYTKNTVTLHKLETPLLNKDTIIVDKPSNFSINLTVSGSQQFKIIPIGKETNLNVTSNWKTANFIGEFLPLNSDKITDTGFDAKWKVLHINRPFSQEYFKTLPNLNEYAFGVNFKIPVDEYQKSERSAKYGFLVISLTFLIFFLIQSISKINIHPFQYLMIGLSLTMFYTLLISISEHSNFLKAYVIAGLSVIILITLYSKSILKTFKFPIFIGISLTALYTFIFVIIQLENYALIVGSIGLFTILASVMYASRKVDWN; encoded by the coding sequence ATGCAACAAAACAAATTTGGAAACTGGATTAAAACATCGATTACTGCAAGAATGTTAATGATTGGAATTTTAATAATTATATTACTTATTCCATTATCTTATATAAAAAGTTTAATAAACGAAAGAGCAAACCGACAGGAGTCTGTTGTAAATGAAATTAACGAAAAATGGGGAAATGAAGTATTACTTTATGGACCAATTTTAAAAGTACCTTACAAAACATACACAGAAAAACTAGTAACTGATAGTGCAACAAAAAAAGTTACAAAAGAAACTATTTCTAATACAAATTATGCATTTTTCTTTCCTGAAAATTTGGAAATTAATAGCGAAATAAATCCGGAAGTTAAAAAAAGAGGTATTTATAAAACTTCCGTTTATAAAAGTACAATAGATGTCTCTGGAAATTTTGTAAAACCCGATTTTAGCACTGCTGAAGTTGAAGATAATGATGTTTTATGGGATAAAGCAACGGTTATTATAAAAACCTCTAATTTAAAAGGTATTAATAATCAGGTTGAAATTTCTCTAAATTCAAAGTCATATCCATTTATTCCAAAATATGAAGCACAACAAAACAATGTGTATACCAAAAATACGGTTACACTACATAAACTAGAAACCCCTCTTTTAAACAAAGACACAATTATTGTGGATAAACCTTCCAATTTTTCAATTAATTTAACAGTAAGTGGAAGTCAACAATTTAAAATTATTCCTATTGGAAAAGAAACAAATTTAAATGTTACATCTAATTGGAAGACCGCTAATTTTATAGGAGAATTCTTACCTTTAAATTCAGACAAGATTACAGATACAGGTTTTGATGCAAAATGGAAAGTTTTACATATTAACAGACCTTTTTCACAAGAATATTTTAAAACACTTCCAAATTTAAATGAATATGCTTTTGGTGTAAATTTTAAAATTCCTGTTGATGAATATCAAAAAAGTGAACGTTCTGCAAAATATGGATTTTTAGTAATTTCACTTACATTCTTAATTTTCTTTTTAATACAAAGTATAAGTAAAATAAACATCCATCCGTTTCAATATTTAATGATTGGCTTGTCTCTTACCATGTTTTACACCTTATTAATCTCAATCTCTGAACATAGCAACTTTTTAAAAGCATATGTTATTGCAGGTCTTTCAGTAATAATTTTAATAACCTTGTATTCAAAATCAATTTTAAAAACGTTTAAGTTTCCTATATTTATTGGAATTTCGTTAACTGCTTTGTACACATTTATTTTTGTAATAATACAATTAGAAAACTATGCCTTAATTGTTGGAAGCATTGGTTTATTTACAATACTTGCAAGTGTGATGTACGCTTCTAGAAAAGTCGATTGGAATTAA
- a CDS encoding adenosylcobalamin-dependent ribonucleoside-diphosphate reductase, which translates to MKMTEELVFPKVYAYKEVLDNCLAYFNNDELAATTWMNKYAVKNKKGEYLEASPSEMHKRMAVEFGRIEKKYLDAEETKEGLSEYGKTRDFLSEDAIFDLFKDFKYIIPQGSVMSSLGNKNVIASLSNCVVVPPVYDSYGGIFHTDQQLAQLFKRRCGVGVDLSNLRPRGAQVSNSAGTTTGAVSFMDRFSNTTREVAQNGRRGALMLTMDIAHPDIEEFVTIKQDLSKITGANISLRLSDEFMMAVVKDEEFTLRWPIDSESPKYTKTIKAKELWNTIIKSAHNTAEPGLIFWDRQHYYSTSSMYPGFKNSSTNPCSEIAMQGGDSCRLIALNLYSFVDKPFTKEASFDFEKFYKVTYESQRLMDDLVDLELEAVDKIFNKIMHDKEPNEIKQVEIDTWKLLYKTGKKGRRTGLGFTALADCMAALGKKFDTDEAIAVVDEIMKTKLRGEFDSSIDMAITRGKFEVFSPEIEKFSEFVQMMETEFPDLYKRMMKYGRRNISISTVAPTGSLSMLAQTSSGIEPVFLLSYKRRRKVNEGDENAKVAYVDDMGDAFEEFEVYHGKLKQWMDVTGESDIKKSPYAGATAPEIDWEKRVEMQALVQKYTTHSISSTINLASDVPVDLVGNIYIESWKKGLKGITVYRDGSRSGILVSSDAKKEKKDAECYANTIFPKRPKKIKAKVVRFQNDYDKWVAVVGLIDNRPYEVFTGKLEDAFLLPTWLEEGWVIKNKDKKGGSRYDFQFEDRQGYKVTMEGLSRTFDKEYWNYAKLISGVLRHGMPIPYVVDLINNLNMYDDNINTWKNGIARTLKQFVEDGTQAVDRKCPECGDPEGLIYEEGCLKCKSCGHSKCG; encoded by the coding sequence ATGAAAATGACAGAAGAGTTGGTTTTTCCGAAAGTATATGCTTATAAAGAGGTGTTAGATAATTGTTTAGCTTATTTTAATAATGATGAGCTAGCAGCCACTACTTGGATGAACAAGTATGCAGTGAAGAATAAAAAAGGCGAATACTTAGAAGCTTCTCCAAGTGAAATGCATAAAAGAATGGCAGTTGAGTTTGGAAGGATTGAAAAAAAATATTTAGATGCCGAAGAAACCAAAGAAGGTCTTTCTGAATATGGTAAAACACGTGATTTTTTGTCTGAAGACGCAATATTTGACTTGTTTAAAGATTTTAAATATATAATTCCTCAAGGAAGCGTTATGTCCTCTTTAGGAAATAAAAATGTAATTGCATCACTTTCAAATTGTGTTGTGGTACCTCCAGTATACGATTCTTATGGTGGTATTTTTCATACAGATCAACAATTGGCACAATTATTTAAACGTAGATGTGGAGTAGGTGTAGATTTATCTAATTTAAGACCAAGAGGTGCGCAAGTTTCAAATTCTGCAGGAACAACAACTGGTGCAGTTTCTTTTATGGATCGTTTTTCAAATACTACAAGAGAAGTTGCTCAAAATGGTAGAAGAGGTGCATTAATGTTAACTATGGATATTGCACATCCAGATATTGAAGAATTTGTAACTATAAAACAAGATTTATCTAAAATTACAGGTGCAAATATTTCATTAAGATTGTCTGATGAGTTTATGATGGCAGTTGTAAAAGATGAAGAATTTACATTGCGTTGGCCAATTGATAGCGAATCTCCAAAATATACAAAAACAATTAAGGCAAAAGAATTGTGGAATACCATAATTAAATCTGCTCACAATACAGCAGAGCCTGGTTTAATTTTTTGGGACCGTCAGCATTATTACTCAACATCTTCAATGTATCCTGGTTTTAAAAATAGCTCTACAAATCCTTGTTCAGAAATTGCAATGCAAGGTGGAGATAGTTGTAGATTAATAGCACTTAATTTATATAGCTTTGTTGATAAGCCATTTACAAAAGAAGCTTCATTCGATTTTGAAAAATTCTATAAAGTTACGTATGAATCGCAACGATTAATGGATGATTTGGTAGATTTAGAGTTGGAAGCAGTTGATAAGATTTTCAACAAAATAATGCACGATAAAGAGCCAAATGAAATTAAACAAGTAGAAATTGATACTTGGAAATTATTATATAAAACTGGAAAAAAAGGAAGAAGAACAGGTTTAGGATTTACAGCTTTGGCAGATTGTATGGCTGCATTAGGGAAAAAATTTGATACTGATGAAGCTATTGCTGTAGTTGATGAAATTATGAAAACTAAACTACGTGGAGAGTTTGATAGTAGTATAGATATGGCAATTACACGTGGTAAATTTGAAGTGTTTAGCCCAGAAATTGAAAAATTCTCTGAATTTGTACAAATGATGGAGACAGAGTTTCCTGATCTATATAAAAGAATGATGAAGTATGGAAGACGTAATATTTCTATTAGTACCGTTGCACCAACAGGAAGTTTAAGTATGTTAGCACAAACATCCTCTGGAATTGAGCCTGTATTTTTATTATCATATAAACGTAGAAGAAAAGTAAATGAAGGCGATGAAAATGCAAAAGTTGCATATGTAGATGATATGGGTGACGCTTTTGAAGAATTTGAAGTATATCACGGTAAATTAAAGCAATGGATGGATGTTACAGGTGAATCGGATATTAAAAAAAGTCCGTATGCCGGAGCAACAGCCCCAGAAATTGATTGGGAAAAACGTGTAGAAATGCAAGCATTAGTTCAAAAATATACAACCCATTCAATTAGTTCAACAATTAATTTAGCAAGTGATGTTCCAGTTGATTTAGTTGGAAATATTTATATAGAATCTTGGAAGAAAGGTTTAAAAGGAATAACGGTATATAGAGATGGTTCTAGAAGCGGAATTTTAGTGTCAAGCGATGCTAAAAAAGAAAAGAAAGATGCCGAATGTTATGCAAATACAATTTTCCCTAAACGTCCTAAAAAAATTAAAGCAAAAGTAGTTCGTTTTCAAAATGATTACGATAAATGGGTTGCAGTTGTTGGATTAATAGATAACAGACCTTATGAAGTATTTACAGGTAAGTTAGAAGATGCATTTTTATTACCAACTTGGTTAGAAGAAGGTTGGGTTATTAAAAATAAAGATAAAAAAGGAGGTTCTCGATACGATTTCCAATTTGAAGATAGACAAGGTTATAAAGTTACAATGGAAGGATTATCGCGTACTTTTGATAAAGAATATTGGAATTATGCCAAATTAATTTCTGGTGTTTTACGTCACGGAATGCCAATTCCTTATGTAGTTGATTTAATTAACAACTTAAATATGTACGATGATAATATTAATACTTGGAAAAACGGTATTGCTCGTACGTTAAAACAATTTGTTGAAGATGGTACGCAAGCAGTTGATAGAAAATGTCCTGAATGTGGAGATCCAGAAGGATTGATTTATGAAGAAGGTTGTTTAAAATGTAAAAGTTGTGGACATTCTAAATGTGGATAA
- a CDS encoding transcriptional regulator, giving the protein MSIINNINKAFDHRIRLGIMSILMVNDFADFNMLKKLLGATDGNIASHTKTLEKFEYITVEKQFIGRKPNTRYTATKLGKLEFKKHINALEKLIRN; this is encoded by the coding sequence ATGAGTATTATTAATAATATAAATAAAGCATTTGACCATCGCATTAGACTAGGTATTATGTCTATTTTAATGGTAAATGATTTTGCGGATTTTAACATGTTAAAAAAACTTTTAGGAGCAACTGACGGTAACATTGCCAGTCACACAAAAACATTAGAAAAGTTTGAATACATTACTGTTGAAAAACAATTTATAGGAAGAAAACCAAATACTAGATATACTGCTACAAAATTGGGCAAACTTGAATTTAAAAAGCATATTAATGCACTTGAAAAACTAATAAGGAATTAA
- a CDS encoding DUF3820 family protein, with amino-acid sequence MENNQQHELEKLANTIMPFGKFKGRYLIDLPEHYIVWYNNKGFPKGKLGNQLRLVYEIQLNGLEDLVRKLRV; translated from the coding sequence ATGGAGAATAATCAACAGCACGAATTAGAAAAATTGGCAAATACGATAATGCCCTTCGGTAAATTTAAAGGTAGATATTTAATTGATTTACCAGAACATTATATTGTTTGGTACAATAATAAAGGTTTTCCAAAAGGAAAATTAGGGAATCAGTTGCGTTTGGTGTATGAAATTCAACTTAATGGTTTAGAAGATTTGGTTAGGAAATTAAGGGTTTGA
- a CDS encoding DUF2809 domain-containing protein: MLKFNYKNFIIFLILFIIEIVIALYITQHFVRHTFGDYLSVIMLFYFIKSFLNMKSAFVAITVLIIAYFIEFLQLTQILNYLSIKENSFLRIIFGTTFSIGDLIAYTLGIVTVFLFNQKSNP, from the coding sequence ATGCTAAAATTCAACTACAAAAACTTCATTATATTTTTAATACTTTTTATTATTGAAATAGTAATTGCACTTTACATTACGCAACATTTTGTACGGCATACTTTTGGAGATTACCTATCTGTAATTATGCTCTTCTATTTTATTAAAAGTTTTTTAAATATGAAATCAGCTTTTGTAGCTATAACTGTATTAATAATTGCTTATTTTATTGAATTTCTTCAACTTACACAAATATTAAACTACTTAAGTATTAAAGAAAATAGTTTCTTAAGAATTATTTTTGGCACTACTTTTTCAATAGGCGATTTAATTGCATATACACTGGGAATTGTAACAGTATTTTTATTCAATCAAAAATCAAACCCTTAA